Proteins encoded by one window of Mycolicibacterium cosmeticum:
- a CDS encoding TetR/AcrR family transcriptional regulator, translating into MLRSDARDNRDRVLAVARALFAERGLDVTMREIARRAGVGPATLYRRFPTRFDLVQAAFADEVRLCEQIVEDGCADPDPWRGFCSIIENLTRLNGRNRGFVDAFISANSEPAGYAAHRDAALQAVGSLARRAQAAGALRRDVTVDDLVLVLLAGRGLGSLPRSRREAAARRLAALAIDAFRA; encoded by the coding sequence ATGTTGCGCTCCGACGCCCGCGACAACCGCGACCGCGTGCTCGCCGTGGCGCGCGCACTGTTCGCCGAACGCGGGCTCGATGTCACCATGCGGGAAATCGCTCGGCGGGCCGGCGTCGGACCCGCCACGCTGTATCGGCGGTTTCCCACCCGCTTCGACCTGGTCCAGGCCGCATTCGCCGACGAAGTGCGCCTGTGCGAGCAGATCGTCGAGGACGGCTGCGCCGATCCGGACCCGTGGCGCGGGTTCTGTTCGATCATCGAAAACCTCACGCGACTCAACGGCCGCAACCGGGGGTTCGTCGACGCGTTCATATCGGCCAATTCCGAGCCCGCCGGCTACGCCGCGCACCGCGACGCCGCACTGCAGGCGGTCGGGTCGTTGGCGCGCCGGGCGCAGGCCGCCGGTGCGCTGCGCCGGGATGTCACCGTCGACGATCTGGTGCTGGTGCTGTTGGCCGGGCGTGGACTCGGCTCCCTCCCCCGGAGCCGACGCGAGGCGGCCGCGCGGCGGCTCGCTGCGCTGGCCATCGACGCCTTCCGCGCCTGA
- a CDS encoding zinc-binding dehydrogenase — protein MVIERFGDPSGMTMVEVPPPVADRGQVIIQTAAIGVGGVDAMIRRGTVAELHPVPAGLIPGSEVAGVVSAVGADVDASWVGRRVWAFTGIGGGYSAVAVARVADIAAIPDDLSFVDAVAVGSAGPVAHFALAHAHFTSADSVLVRGGSGSIGIATVELAARAGAEIAVTTSSPERGERLRGFGATHILDRDGNGAAGVPARFDVIIDIVGGPQTPAFIDRLAPNGRMVVAGMVAGPVPADVGSRLLAAFQLSRSLATFSLDTVAAEAKDLVRREQFVAVTRAELSAVVADVLPLERAADAHRLMDAGQVFGRIVLTP, from the coding sequence GTGGTGATCGAACGGTTCGGAGATCCGAGCGGCATGACGATGGTCGAGGTACCGCCTCCCGTCGCCGACCGCGGCCAAGTGATTATCCAGACCGCGGCGATCGGAGTCGGTGGTGTGGACGCGATGATCCGCCGCGGCACGGTGGCGGAGTTGCATCCCGTCCCCGCCGGGCTGATCCCCGGGAGCGAGGTTGCCGGCGTCGTCTCGGCCGTCGGCGCCGACGTGGATGCGTCATGGGTCGGCCGCCGCGTCTGGGCATTCACCGGGATCGGTGGCGGCTACAGCGCGGTTGCAGTGGCGCGGGTCGCCGACATCGCGGCCATCCCGGATGACCTGTCGTTCGTCGACGCAGTCGCCGTGGGCAGCGCCGGCCCGGTGGCTCACTTCGCATTGGCCCACGCCCACTTCACATCCGCCGATTCCGTGCTGGTCCGTGGCGGGTCGGGAAGCATCGGCATCGCCACGGTCGAGTTGGCCGCGCGCGCCGGAGCGGAGATCGCGGTCACCACATCCTCGCCGGAACGCGGTGAGCGGCTCCGCGGATTCGGCGCGACCCACATCCTGGATCGCGATGGCAACGGTGCTGCCGGCGTGCCGGCGCGTTTCGACGTGATCATCGACATCGTGGGTGGTCCCCAGACTCCGGCATTCATCGATCGGCTCGCCCCGAATGGCCGGATGGTCGTTGCCGGCATGGTGGCCGGTCCGGTTCCGGCGGATGTCGGGTCGCGGCTGCTGGCAGCGTTCCAGCTGTCCCGCTCCCTGGCCACCTTCAGTCTCGACACCGTTGCGGCCGAAGCCAAAGACCTTGTCAGGCGAGAGCAGTTCGTTGCCGTGACGCGAGCAGAGCTGAGCGCCGTCGTAGCGGACGTGTTGCCGCTGGAACGCGCCGCAGACGCGCACCGTCTGATGGACGCCGGACAGGTGTTCGGACGGATCGTCCTCACGCCGTAG